A window of Coriobacteriia bacterium contains these coding sequences:
- a CDS encoding AAA family ATPase, with translation MGNFASTKSELRDFVLAGTPLVIVSSVERNRVERMLKELVAENRIDVFYYTDAKQVVNLSADSTSDGGKDVSGDPMPFVNETFCRRRHLTFALGDTRRLGDDNLYTRELLGSIYLAAENHNTLVVVAAEPVWPRLARFGLVTHLDFPDTNERYELVRSFADSQKGVKWDDSEIRHVATLLRGLSEAQISNLLRAALVSNQELGSEDLQSIVARKEQLFSATSSIQQVHLKPNTAVAGLESLKSWLAAKKRVFFARDEELADRDLEVPKGILLVGVPGCGKSFSARMVAQSWELPLFRFDIGSVYNKYVGESERRMQEALDYIDNVAPCVLWIDEIEKALSISDSGNDTGRRILGQFLFWLQESEARAFLIATANDISLLPPELFRKGRFSDVFFVDLPDDEERRQAISDYLRSSLHFAPEPGLMDTCVAATRDFSYADIEYAIKDLAEQVAFEQAGVFEPESLLVAFSKTIPISVRNPEMIEQIRSWGSRRARSASKREQHGQL, from the coding sequence GCACGCCGCTGGTGATTGTGAGTTCGGTCGAACGTAATCGCGTCGAGCGTATGCTCAAGGAACTCGTCGCGGAGAATCGCATCGACGTCTTCTACTACACAGATGCGAAGCAGGTTGTGAATCTGAGCGCGGATAGCACATCTGATGGCGGGAAGGATGTCTCCGGCGACCCCATGCCGTTTGTCAACGAGACGTTCTGCCGACGGCGCCACCTGACGTTCGCCCTTGGCGATACTCGCCGTCTTGGCGATGACAATCTCTACACACGCGAGCTTCTGGGCTCCATCTATCTGGCTGCCGAGAACCACAACACCCTTGTGGTTGTTGCTGCTGAACCGGTGTGGCCACGCTTGGCGAGATTCGGCCTAGTGACGCATCTCGACTTCCCGGACACAAACGAGCGATACGAACTGGTTCGGTCGTTCGCTGACTCCCAGAAAGGCGTCAAATGGGACGATTCCGAGATACGTCACGTCGCAACGTTGTTGCGCGGGCTGAGCGAAGCACAGATCAGCAACCTGCTTCGGGCAGCGCTTGTCTCGAATCAGGAGTTGGGGAGCGAGGACCTACAGTCGATCGTTGCGCGCAAAGAGCAGCTGTTCTCGGCAACGTCGAGCATCCAGCAGGTGCACCTCAAGCCAAACACCGCAGTCGCCGGGCTCGAGAGTCTGAAGAGCTGGCTTGCCGCGAAGAAGCGCGTCTTCTTCGCGCGCGATGAGGAGCTGGCAGACAGGGACCTTGAGGTTCCCAAGGGCATCTTGCTCGTCGGCGTTCCCGGGTGCGGCAAGTCATTCTCGGCGCGCATGGTTGCACAGTCCTGGGAGCTACCACTGTTCCGATTCGACATCGGCTCGGTCTACAACAAGTATGTTGGTGAAAGCGAGCGCCGTATGCAAGAGGCGCTCGACTACATCGACAATGTTGCGCCGTGCGTGCTTTGGATCGACGAGATTGAGAAAGCGCTCTCCATCTCAGACTCGGGCAACGATACCGGTCGGCGGATTCTGGGGCAGTTCCTGTTCTGGCTTCAGGAGTCGGAGGCTCGCGCGTTTCTAATCGCAACGGCCAATGACATAAGCCTGCTCCCGCCAGAGCTCTTCCGAAAGGGACGATTCTCTGACGTGTTCTTTGTCGACCTTCCTGACGACGAGGAGCGACGCCAGGCGATATCCGACTATCTGCGCAGCTCGCTGCACTTTGCTCCTGAACCTGGGCTAATGGATACATGCGTAGCAGCCACGAGGGACTTCTCATACGCCGACATCGAGTATGCGATCAAGGACCTCGCCGAACAGGTGGCGTTTGAGCAAGCAGGTGTGTTCGAACCGGAGTCGCTTCTCGTCGCATTCTCCAAGACCATTCCGATTTCAGTTCGCAACCCCGAGATGATCGAGCAGATCCGATCTTGGGGTTCGCGTCGAGCGCGGTC